CCCATCGGCCAGGGCAAAGAGGGTAAAATCCCCTCCGCAGCCCACATTTGCGCCGGGATGAACCCTGGTTCCCCGCTGCCGTACGATAATGGTTCCCGCCTTTACCGGCTTCCCATCGGATGCCTTAACCCCAAGGTATTGGGGATTCGAATCTCTTCCGTTTTTAGCGCCGCTGCCGCCCCTTTTCCGAGCCATTTCATTCCTCCGTTGATATATGCATGGTACAATAATCCGGGTATTCCCCGGCGACCGATTTTAACCCTTCCAACAGGAAGGCGCCGGCTGCGGAAAGGAACTCCCTCCCTTGGCCGGTATAATCGATCTCTATTCTGACAATTCCCCGTTCAGGGGCTTCCCCCCGAACCGTGATCCCCTCCCGCTGGGAAAGGACCTGCAAGGCCGTCCTGGTTAAGACCGATACGGCGGCGCATACGATATCGCCGCCCTTCGGCCCCGCCCCGGCGTGGCCTTCGACCCGGCAGGACCTCAGTAGTCCCGCCTTATCCAAAGCCGCCTCGACACGTATCATCTAACCC
The window above is part of the Treponema primitia ZAS-1 genome. Proteins encoded here:
- the rpmA gene encoding 50S ribosomal protein L27, translating into MARKRGGSGAKNGRDSNPQYLGVKASDGKPVKAGTIIVRQRGTRVHPGANVGCGGDFTLFALADGTVTFTTRRGRKLAGVVPAVVE
- a CDS encoding ribosomal-processing cysteine protease Prp; translated protein: MIRVEAALDKAGLLRSCRVEGHAGAGPKGGDIVCAAVSVLTRTALQVLSQREGITVRGEAPERGIVRIEIDYTGQGREFLSAAGAFLLEGLKSVAGEYPDYCTMHISTEE